The stretch of DNA ACCAGCCCCATCTACACCTCGATAAGGACCTTTATCTATTTTCACTATCCTACCGCAACCAACCACACATGAGGCACAATGGTAGCGCCCTACTAAAATCTTTTCGGTCATAACTTCTCCAGAAATCTTTTCAGCACCTTTCATCCACGATCCTACTGTCCAATTCTTAACTGGGAGATCGCCAAGGGCCGCAGCCCCTAAGACTCCTCCCGCCGTACCATAATCGCGATAACGCCTCAACTTTTCCATAATTTTTGGTGCTAACTTTTTATTGGAGATATTTAATCGTTCCGGATCGGCCACCGGAACTTTTTTGTTTCCTAAAACAGCAATCGCCTTTAATTTTTTTGAACCCATCACTGCTCCCAATCCGCATCGCCCTGCAGCTCGGGCATGTTTACCATCATTAAAAATTCCTGCGATACATGAGAGTTTTTCTCCTGCGGGACCAATACTTACAATAACTGCTTTAGGGGTAGTCTCAGCTTTAATAGCTTCGTCAGTTTCATATGTATTTAAGCCCCAAAGATGTTCCGCATCCCGAATTTGGACCTTTCCTTCATAAAGGAAGAGATAAACTGGTCGGTCAGCCGTCCCCTGGATAATCAGGCCGTCAAACCCCGCACGCTTGAGAACGGCCCCCCAGGTTCCGCCTGCATCGGCTTCCCCCCACACATTTGTTAAAGGCGATTTTGCAACCACCGCGTGACGACCTGAACAAATAGTCTTAGTTCCTACTAAAGGACCAGTCATAAACAATAGTACGTTCTCGGGTCCTAAAGGTTCTGTATCAGGACCGGTCTCATTATATAGGATACGTGCCCCTAATCCTGCTCCACCAATATATGCTCGTAATATATCTTCACTGAAGCTATGATACTCTATTTTACGGGAAGTCAAATCTACCCTTAAAAATAATCCCATATACCCACCCGGTAAGTTCATCTCTCACCCTCCGCAAACCCCACCTAACCCAGGGGAATAAAATCACAGGTTGTTACCCTACTAAAATCTTATCTGTTAAATACTATCCGCCTGACAGAGGAGGTAAGATCATTAGCTGTTGTCCTGGTAAAATCTCCGTTTCTTGATCTGCTACTTTACCATCTACTACTAGCAGTGCCACATCCGAAAGTTTTTCTTGGTCGGAACCTGAAAAAACTTTGCCCAATAATGGATGTTCCTTGAGGACCTCGACAATAACCTGCGCAACCGTTATCTTGCCCTGCACTGTTATTTCCACCAGAGATTTGCCAGCTACACTCTTAAAGGGTTCGTATAAAACAACTCTAACCGTCTCAATTTGACTCATGACAAAACACCTGCTCGAAAATTTTTAAAATATCTTCTTCATTTACACGGCGAGGGTTATTAGCTAAACGTTTTTCTGCTGCTGCCGCTTTACTCATAAGGATAATATCTTCCCGCTTTACTTCGACAGTTTCCAAAGTTTCCGAAATGCCCACATCGCTCATTAGCTCCCTAACCGCTTTTACGGATAGGCGCGCAGCTTCGATGGTGGTTAACCCTTCAACGTGTTGTCCTAATGCTTGCGCGACCCTCGCAAATTTCTCGGGATCAGCGGGTAGATTAAATTCCATAACATGGGGTAAAAGAACCGCAGTGGCCAGCCCGTGAGGTAAATCAACATACCCTCCGAGAGCATGAGCCATTCCGTGAACTAATGTAGTTGAAGCTTGACCAAAAGACATGCCAGCAATAGTACTAGCTATCGCCATCGAACCGATTGCTTTTAAGTTGGATGGGTTAGACGTCGCAGGACGAAGATATCGACCAATTAATTCAATAGCATAAAGAGCACAGCCTTCGGTTATAGGTGACGCAGCCAACGAAAGGTACGATTCAATAGCATGGGTAAGGGCATCCATTCCGGTGGAAGCTACCACCTGAGAAGGTAAAGTTGTAAGCAGATGGGGATCGATCACCGCCAACGTAGGACAGAGGAAAGTACCTTGTCGCAGGCTCACTTTATGTTTCCGTACAGGATCAAGTACTACCGTAGAAGTGGTTACTTCGCTACCCGTTCCACAGGTTGTTGGCACGGCAATCAAAGGCGGATTAGGATTTCGGATCGACTTCCCGGCCACATATTCGCTAATGGAGGCTCCCCCATTTGCCAACAGCAAACCTACTGCTTTGGCCACATCAATTGAACTGCCTCCACCGATACCAATCAGCACTTCGGTATCTTGTGTACGAGCTATCTGGAAAGCTCTATCCACGATTTCAATATCGGGATTAGGTTTAACTCCTTCGAAACGCTTAATTTTAACACCAGAAGCTACTAGGCTCTTCTCAATCTTTTCAACAACTCCTGCCCGGACAACCCCACGGTCTGTAACTACAAGCGCCGTACTACCCAACTGTCGGACTCTTTCCCCCAAATTATCGCTTGCACCCGGACCATATAATATCTCCGTAGGTATAAGAAAGCGAGCTAAACTATTCACCAACCAAGACCTCCTCAATCAATTGGCCGTCTCTAACGATTTCAACACCGTCTATAGCCACCGTAGCTCCGGAAATCAGACCATCCATATGAATCCGGGAATGATTATTACCCCCTAAAGTAATGTTATCGCCCAGAGCCACATGAATCATTCCTGCCCGCTTCTTATCTTCAGAAACGTTGCCGATAATCCTGGCTTTGGGATTAGTGCCAATGGCAAATTCGCCCAGATTATAAGCATTTTCATCGCCATTTCTTTCAAGGATTTCTCTTAATCTATTCGCCTCCTGCCCTCCCTCAATTTGGGTGACACGTCCGCCTTTTACTTCAAGATAGATGGGAGACTTCAAATACCCGATACCATGCATGGAAACATCAAATACTAAAGTTCCCTCCGCGGCACCTTCAACTGGAGCTACAGGAGCTTCTCCGTCTGGAAAACATGCAATACTACCGGGTTCGAATTTTCCTGCCAAAGTAAAACCAGAACGTCCCTCGATATTCAAAGTAATATTTGTCCCATTTGGAGAAACAATTTTAGCCATTTTCCCCGCCGTCAATATCTTTGCAATTCGTTTAGTATTCCGGTATACCTCAGAATAATCTGCAGTAGCTGCACCATTACACAACATATCAGCGCTAACTCCAGGCATTGCAACATATTTTTTCCCTTTAGCTAAGGCAGCACGAATGGCATTTGTATGGGTCATAGAAGTCGAAGCTATACTAAGGATTAAGTCAGCGTTTAGTATGGCTCCTTTGGCAATGAACGTTGGTTCATGACCATGAGCCGCTCTAGCAATTATTATAGCAACGGTTGGATGAGCTCCTAAATCAAATGCTGCGGCGGCAATGGCTTCGTAAACTAATGGTTCAGTTCGCGAATCCGCTAGGATCAAAATTTCATCACCGGGTTCCGCATTTAGCTCGATAGGAACGCGAGCGTACTTAACAAGTTCCATGAAAT from Calderihabitans maritimus encodes:
- a CDS encoding iron-containing alcohol dehydrogenase codes for the protein MNSLARFLIPTEILYGPGASDNLGERVRQLGSTALVVTDRGVVRAGVVEKIEKSLVASGVKIKRFEGVKPNPDIEIVDRAFQIARTQDTEVLIGIGGGSSIDVAKAVGLLLANGGASISEYVAGKSIRNPNPPLIAVPTTCGTGSEVTTSTVVLDPVRKHKVSLRQGTFLCPTLAVIDPHLLTTLPSQVVASTGMDALTHAIESYLSLAASPITEGCALYAIELIGRYLRPATSNPSNLKAIGSMAIASTIAGMSFGQASTTLVHGMAHALGGYVDLPHGLATAVLLPHVMEFNLPADPEKFARVAQALGQHVEGLTTIEAARLSVKAVRELMSDVGISETLETVEVKREDIILMSKAAAAEKRLANNPRRVNEEDILKIFEQVFCHESN
- a CDS encoding aminopeptidase produces the protein MELVKYARVPIELNAEPGDEILILADSRTEPLVYEAIAAAAFDLGAHPTVAIIIARAAHGHEPTFIAKGAILNADLILSIASTSMTHTNAIRAALAKGKKYVAMPGVSADMLCNGAATADYSEVYRNTKRIAKILTAGKMAKIVSPNGTNITLNIEGRSGFTLAGKFEPGSIACFPDGEAPVAPVEGAAEGTLVFDVSMHGIGYLKSPIYLEVKGGRVTQIEGGQEANRLREILERNGDENAYNLGEFAIGTNPKARIIGNVSEDKKRAGMIHVALGDNITLGGNNHSRIHMDGLISGATVAIDGVEIVRDGQLIEEVLVGE
- a CDS encoding MoaD/ThiS family protein, with the translated sequence MSQIETVRVVLYEPFKSVAGKSLVEITVQGKITVAQVIVEVLKEHPLLGKVFSGSDQEKLSDVALLVVDGKVADQETEILPGQQLMILPPLSGG